The Saccharopolyspora gloriosae genome has a segment encoding these proteins:
- a CDS encoding helix-turn-helix transcriptional regulator produces MMLVAVYGHTPYATTWEGQRVSTSPTALKRWIAGELTRLRERNGITRAEAAKAIHGSIQNIGHFEVGRRMPQPLELETLLRFYGAPDRVDFFLSLRDRSRKSTDWWIRFDSEDALPEYLKLFLGVETMADKIESWDTHLVPGLFQTRAYADAIIRGGAPKLRKKDRERRVELRMARQQEVLGSGRAPAVHAIISEASLRYLNGGREVQTEQLASLLEWNEQPNIEIRVLPFEEGLLAGVDGAFMLLTYPPEFDHELGTAYVENRIEVLYYEQPSAVAPFRAAFDELKVKALKSSDSNDLIKRALEEHA; encoded by the coding sequence GTACGGGCACACTCCTTACGCCACGACATGGGAAGGGCAGCGGGTGAGCACGAGTCCGACGGCGCTGAAACGCTGGATCGCCGGGGAGCTGACGCGGCTCCGCGAACGCAACGGGATCACCAGAGCCGAAGCGGCGAAAGCCATCCACGGCAGCATCCAGAACATCGGCCACTTCGAAGTCGGCCGCCGCATGCCGCAACCTCTGGAACTCGAAACCCTGCTCCGCTTCTACGGAGCCCCCGACCGCGTGGATTTCTTCCTGTCGCTGCGGGACCGCAGCAGGAAGAGCACCGACTGGTGGATCAGGTTCGACTCCGAAGATGCGCTGCCGGAGTACCTCAAGCTGTTCCTCGGTGTCGAGACGATGGCGGACAAGATCGAAAGTTGGGACACGCACCTGGTGCCGGGTCTGTTCCAGACTCGGGCGTACGCGGACGCGATCATCCGGGGCGGTGCGCCGAAACTGCGCAAGAAGGACCGCGAACGTCGCGTCGAGCTCCGAATGGCCCGGCAGCAAGAAGTTCTCGGTAGCGGGAGAGCGCCCGCGGTGCACGCGATCATCAGCGAGGCGTCCCTGCGCTACCTCAACGGCGGCCGTGAAGTGCAGACCGAGCAACTGGCGTCGCTGCTGGAGTGGAACGAACAGCCGAACATCGAGATCCGGGTCCTACCGTTCGAGGAAGGTCTGCTGGCCGGTGTGGACGGTGCGTTCATGCTCCTGACCTACCCGCCGGAGTTCGATCATGAACTCGGCACCGCGTACGTGGAGAACCGCATCGAAGTCCTCTACTACGAACAACCGTCTGCCGTGGCGCCGTTCCGAGCGGCCTTCGACGAGCTGAAGGTGAAGGCGCTGAAGTCGTCCGATTCCAACGACCTGATCAAACGAGCACTGGAGGAGCACGCATGA
- a CDS encoding pyridoxamine 5'-phosphate oxidase family protein: MASSRTVSLSEPSAEFLAFWAEPHVCTLTTVRADGTAHVVPVNSTLDVATGTARVLSSRDSHKARQVRASGEPGARVALCQVDGRRWSTLEGVAVVRDDPAVVADAEARATDRYGRPPRNNPNRVVLEITVTRALSNL; the protein is encoded by the coding sequence GTGGCATCGTCGCGCACCGTGTCGCTGTCCGAGCCGAGCGCCGAGTTCCTGGCGTTCTGGGCTGAACCGCACGTCTGCACGTTGACGACGGTGCGCGCGGACGGCACTGCGCACGTCGTCCCGGTGAACTCCACGCTGGACGTCGCGACGGGAACCGCTCGGGTCCTGAGCTCGCGCGATTCGCACAAGGCACGGCAGGTCCGCGCGTCCGGTGAGCCGGGCGCGCGGGTCGCTCTGTGCCAGGTGGACGGCCGTCGCTGGTCCACTCTGGAGGGTGTGGCGGTGGTCCGCGACGATCCGGCCGTGGTCGCCGACGCCGAGGCTCGCGCCACCGACCGCTACGGGCGCCCGCCCCGGAACAACCCGAACCGCGTGGTCCTGGAGATCACCGTGACCCGGGCCTTGAGCAACCTCTGA
- the yaaA gene encoding peroxide stress protein YaaA, producing MLVLLPPSETKAAGGDGPSLDLDALSCPELTPTRRKLAEAVRSLAEDVPASLSALGLSERQSGEVARNAALFDSPTAAALERYTGVLFDALDVATLSTAQRARADSRLAVASALFGLVRGGDRIPAYRLSAGSSLPGFGPLRGVWRPALEPVLREAGELVVDLRSGAYAALARVPGAVGVQVLAENARGERKVVSHHNKSHKGRLARLLAAAPDEPTSVHDVIDLARRADMRVEHPSETSLTVVVPA from the coding sequence GTGCTGGTGCTGCTGCCTCCTTCCGAGACCAAGGCCGCGGGCGGTGACGGTCCGTCGCTGGACCTGGACGCGCTGTCCTGCCCGGAGCTCACGCCGACGCGGCGGAAGCTCGCGGAGGCGGTGCGCTCGCTCGCCGAGGACGTCCCGGCGAGCCTGTCCGCGCTGGGCCTTTCGGAACGCCAGTCCGGTGAGGTGGCGCGCAACGCGGCGCTGTTCGACTCCCCCACCGCTGCCGCGCTGGAGCGCTACACCGGCGTGCTGTTCGACGCGTTGGACGTCGCGACCCTGTCCACTGCGCAACGGGCGCGGGCGGATTCGCGGCTGGCCGTGGCGTCCGCGCTGTTCGGGCTGGTGCGCGGCGGCGATCGCATTCCGGCGTACCGGTTGTCGGCGGGCAGTTCACTGCCCGGTTTCGGCCCGTTGCGCGGCGTGTGGCGCCCGGCGCTGGAGCCGGTGCTGCGCGAGGCCGGTGAGCTGGTGGTGGATCTGCGTTCCGGCGCGTACGCGGCGCTGGCGCGAGTACCCGGCGCGGTCGGCGTCCAGGTGCTGGCGGAGAACGCGCGCGGCGAGCGCAAGGTCGTGAGCCACCACAACAAGTCCCACAAGGGCCGCCTGGCCCGCCTCCTCGCCGCCGCCCCCGACGAGCCCACCTCGGTGCACGACGTGATCGACCTGGCCCGCCGGGCCGACATGCGAGTGGAACACCCATCGGAGACATCCCTCACCGTAGTGGTCCCAGCCTGA
- a CDS encoding GNAT family N-acetyltransferase, which yields MIEVLAPIKTERLLLRPFTEDDVADAFAFESLPEVARYLYNEPRTREDCAAEVAKRREQTSLRAEGDSAVLAVELDGTVIGYVLLTWLSEQHRQGEFGFVLHPGHQGRGYATEAAAEMLRLGFDGLDLHRIVGRCDARNTGSARVMERLGMRREAHFVESEIFKDEWGDELHYAVLATEWRSAAR from the coding sequence GTGATCGAAGTCTTAGCGCCCATCAAGACCGAGCGCCTGTTGCTGCGCCCGTTCACTGAGGACGACGTGGCGGACGCGTTCGCCTTCGAGTCGCTGCCCGAAGTGGCCCGTTACCTGTACAACGAGCCCCGCACCCGCGAGGACTGCGCGGCCGAAGTGGCGAAGCGCCGCGAGCAGACGTCACTGCGCGCGGAAGGCGACAGCGCGGTGCTCGCCGTCGAGCTGGACGGCACGGTGATCGGCTACGTCCTGCTGACCTGGCTCAGCGAGCAGCACCGCCAGGGTGAGTTCGGCTTCGTCCTGCATCCCGGCCACCAGGGCCGCGGCTACGCGACCGAGGCCGCCGCGGAGATGTTGCGGCTCGGCTTCGACGGGCTCGACCTGCATCGGATCGTCGGTCGCTGCGACGCGCGGAACACGGGTTCGGCCCGGGTGATGGAGCGCCTCGGCATGCGCAGGGAGGCGCACTTCGTGGAGTCCGAGATCTTCAAGGACGAGTGGGGCGACGAGCTCCACTACGCCGTGCTCGCCACCGAGTGGCGCTCCGCCGCCCGGTGA
- a CDS encoding 3-oxoacyl-ACP reductase family protein, with amino-acid sequence MSQQLAGKSALVTGASRGIGAAIARRLAADGAAVAITHSNSAEAAQQVVADITASGGRALALRSDAGDPDQVRAATARTVAEFGGLDILVNNAATVATGLLDELSLAEFDRALSINVRGPLVAIQEASKHLPEGGRIINIGTSMVEHNPFTGKVAYVTTKSALAGLTRSAARDLASRRITVNNVQPGAINTDLNPADGPKSTVLNAKIPLGHFGTAEQIASLVAHIASPEADYITGATLNVDGGYAT; translated from the coding sequence ATGTCCCAGCAGCTCGCCGGGAAGTCGGCGTTGGTGACAGGTGCGTCCCGCGGCATCGGCGCGGCCATCGCCCGCCGCTTGGCCGCCGACGGTGCCGCCGTCGCGATCACGCACTCGAATTCCGCGGAGGCCGCCCAGCAGGTCGTCGCCGACATCACCGCGTCCGGTGGCCGAGCGCTGGCCCTGCGTTCCGACGCCGGTGATCCCGACCAGGTCCGGGCCGCGACCGCCCGCACCGTCGCGGAGTTCGGCGGCCTGGACATCCTCGTCAACAACGCCGCGACGGTCGCGACCGGGTTGCTCGACGAGTTGTCGCTGGCGGAGTTCGACCGGGCGCTGTCCATCAACGTGCGCGGCCCGCTGGTCGCCATCCAGGAGGCGTCGAAGCACCTGCCCGAAGGCGGACGGATCATCAACATCGGCACTTCGATGGTCGAGCACAACCCGTTCACCGGGAAGGTCGCGTACGTCACGACCAAGTCCGCGCTCGCCGGCCTCACCCGAAGCGCCGCCCGCGACCTCGCGTCCCGCCGGATCACCGTGAACAACGTCCAGCCCGGCGCCATCAACACGGACCTGAACCCGGCCGACGGCCCGAAATCCACGGTGCTGAACGCCAAAATCCCACTGGGCCACTTCGGCACCGCCGAGCAGATCGCCAGCCTCGTCGCCCACATCGCGAGCCCCGAAGCCGACTACATCACCGGAGCCACCCTCAACGTCGACGGCGGCTACGCGACCTGA
- the cobM gene encoding precorrin-4 C(11)-methyltransferase gives MTVHFIGAGPGAADLITVRGRDVLAASPVCLYAGSLVPVELLEHCPDGARLIDTANLNLDEILAELVAAHEAGRDVARLHSGDPAVFSAVAEQMRRLDAAGVPYDVVPGVPAFAAAAATLKREFTVPGVGQTVVLTRTSAQATPMPDGEDLATLGRSGATMVLHLAVNRIESLVEQLVPNYGADCPVAVVAGASRADEIVLRGTLADIAESVRAAGITRTAVVVVGEVLTASTFPDSHLYSTTRCRT, from the coding sequence ATGACGGTGCACTTCATCGGCGCCGGTCCCGGCGCCGCCGACCTGATCACGGTGCGCGGCCGTGACGTGCTCGCCGCTTCCCCGGTGTGCCTGTACGCGGGCAGCCTCGTTCCGGTGGAGCTGCTGGAGCACTGCCCGGACGGCGCGCGGCTGATCGACACGGCGAACCTGAACCTGGACGAGATCCTCGCCGAGCTGGTCGCCGCGCACGAAGCGGGCCGGGACGTGGCGCGGCTGCACTCGGGTGATCCGGCGGTGTTCAGCGCGGTCGCCGAGCAGATGCGCCGCCTCGACGCGGCCGGGGTGCCCTACGACGTGGTGCCGGGGGTGCCCGCGTTCGCGGCGGCCGCGGCGACGTTGAAGCGCGAGTTCACCGTGCCCGGCGTGGGGCAGACCGTTGTGCTCACCCGCACTTCGGCGCAGGCCACGCCGATGCCCGACGGCGAGGATTTGGCGACGCTGGGACGCAGCGGCGCGACGATGGTGCTGCACCTGGCGGTGAACCGCATCGAGTCCCTGGTGGAGCAGCTGGTGCCGAACTACGGCGCGGACTGCCCGGTGGCCGTGGTCGCCGGGGCGAGCCGAGCGGACGAGATCGTGCTGCGCGGCACCCTCGCCGACATCGCGGAGTCGGTGCGTGCCGCCGGGATCACCCGCACCGCGGTCGTCGTCGTCGGCGAAGTGCTCACGGCGTCCACGTTCCCGGACAGCCACCTGTACTCCACCACCCGCTGCCGCACCTGA
- a CDS encoding nitroreductase/quinone reductase family protein, with translation MDGNAITAEFAERFNAPIIEEFRANGGRLGGELAETPILLLRSVGARSGATRVNPMAYLEHEGRYLVIASKAGADTNPAWYHNLKANPDVVIELGTETLRVHAEELTGPEREARYTDAANALPAMAEHQSKTRRRIPIIALTPVDRPHR, from the coding sequence GTGGACGGAAATGCGATCACGGCCGAGTTCGCCGAGCGGTTCAACGCACCGATCATCGAGGAGTTCCGCGCGAACGGCGGCCGGTTGGGCGGCGAGCTCGCCGAGACACCGATCCTGCTGCTGCGCAGCGTCGGCGCGCGCAGCGGCGCCACTCGCGTCAACCCGATGGCCTACCTCGAACACGAGGGCCGCTACCTCGTGATCGCCTCGAAGGCCGGAGCGGACACGAACCCCGCCTGGTACCACAACCTGAAGGCGAACCCGGACGTCGTGATCGAACTCGGCACCGAGACGCTGCGGGTCCACGCCGAGGAACTCACCGGCCCCGAACGAGAAGCGCGCTACACCGACGCGGCCAACGCCCTTCCGGCCATGGCCGAGCACCAGAGCAAAACCCGCCGCCGCATCCCGATCATCGCACTGACACCCGTCGACCGACCGCACCGGTGA
- a CDS encoding DUF397 domain-containing protein, with protein sequence MTDRFTNWRKSSRSHAANGCVEVGSAADRVGVRDSKLGSASPVLVFTASEWASFTTSAHHGAFDR encoded by the coding sequence ATGACCGACCGCTTCACGAATTGGCGGAAGTCCAGCCGCAGCCATGCCGCGAACGGTTGCGTCGAAGTGGGTTCGGCCGCCGATCGCGTCGGAGTGCGGGATTCCAAGCTCGGTTCGGCGAGCCCGGTCCTGGTGTTCACGGCCTCGGAATGGGCGTCGTTCACCACGAGCGCCCACCACGGCGCCTTCGACCGTTGA
- the cbiE gene encoding precorrin-6y C5,15-methyltransferase (decarboxylating) subunit CbiE, whose protein sequence is MSAQQKPVDVVGIGADGWDGLSTAARRRVEAAEVVFGSRRQLDLIPRGAAELVAWPSPMLPALPGLFAEHDGRAICVLASGDPMFHGIGATLARVLGAERLRVLPHVSSVALACARLGWAEQDVTVVSLVGRHVELLHPELQPGRRLIVLSSDAHTPARVAALLVARDFGSSTMTVLGDLGAPRSPVWARRRRSGATPRCPR, encoded by the coding sequence GTGAGTGCGCAGCAGAAACCCGTTGACGTCGTGGGCATCGGCGCCGACGGCTGGGACGGCCTGTCCACGGCGGCGCGGCGCCGCGTCGAGGCGGCCGAGGTCGTGTTCGGCAGCCGCCGCCAGCTCGACCTGATTCCGCGTGGCGCGGCCGAACTCGTCGCGTGGCCGTCGCCGATGCTGCCCGCGCTGCCGGGACTGTTCGCCGAGCACGACGGCCGGGCGATCTGCGTGCTGGCCAGCGGTGATCCCATGTTCCACGGCATCGGCGCCACGTTGGCCCGGGTGCTCGGCGCGGAGCGGCTGCGGGTGCTGCCGCACGTGTCGTCGGTGGCGCTGGCCTGCGCGCGGCTCGGCTGGGCCGAGCAGGACGTGACGGTGGTGAGCCTCGTCGGCAGGCACGTCGAGCTGCTGCACCCGGAACTCCAGCCGGGGCGGCGGCTGATCGTGCTCAGTTCCGACGCGCACACGCCCGCGCGGGTGGCGGCACTGCTGGTGGCGCGCGACTTCGGCAGCAGCACGATGACGGTGCTGGGCGATTTGGGCGCCCCGAGGAGTCCCGTGTGGGCGCGACGGCGGCGCAGTGGCGCCACCCCGAGGTGCCCGCGCTGA
- a CDS encoding alkene reductase, with protein MSTAFDPLNLAGTRLGNRIAMAPMTRSRAADALPDEATTTYYRQRATAGLIITEGVQPSVRGQGYPSTPGLHSDSQVAAWRKVTDAVHAEGGVIFAQLMHAGRISHPSSLPDGQAPLGPSPVAAAGQIFTADGMQDLITPEELTEDGINEVIAEFAAAARNAIDAGFDGVELHGANGYLLHQFMSDNANLRTDGWGSSVEGRTRLTVEVARAVAAAIGSRRVGLRISPGTGANDTVELAVSASYSALIDAINPLHLAYLHVLESSDRDLTLRLRDRFDGAFVLNPHTPGRRTGPEDLPLVEEGLADVLAFGTLFLANPDLPARLAAGGPFNTPDATTLYGGGEQGYTDYPTLAA; from the coding sequence ATGAGCACCGCATTCGACCCGCTGAACCTGGCCGGGACCCGCCTGGGCAACCGCATCGCGATGGCCCCGATGACCCGCAGCCGCGCCGCCGACGCCCTGCCCGACGAGGCCACGACCACCTACTACCGGCAGCGCGCCACCGCCGGGCTGATCATCACCGAGGGCGTGCAGCCGTCCGTCCGCGGCCAGGGCTACCCGTCGACGCCTGGCCTGCACAGCGATTCGCAAGTGGCCGCGTGGCGGAAGGTCACCGACGCGGTGCACGCCGAAGGCGGCGTGATCTTCGCCCAGCTGATGCACGCGGGCCGCATCAGCCACCCGAGTTCACTGCCGGACGGGCAAGCACCGCTCGGCCCGTCCCCGGTCGCGGCGGCCGGTCAGATCTTCACCGCCGACGGAATGCAGGACCTGATCACGCCCGAGGAGCTCACCGAGGACGGCATCAACGAGGTCATCGCCGAGTTCGCCGCCGCCGCCCGCAACGCCATCGACGCCGGGTTCGACGGAGTCGAACTGCACGGCGCGAACGGCTACCTGCTGCACCAGTTCATGTCCGACAACGCGAACCTGCGCACCGACGGTTGGGGAAGTTCCGTCGAGGGTCGGACGCGCCTCACGGTCGAGGTCGCCCGCGCGGTCGCGGCGGCGATCGGCTCCCGCCGGGTCGGCCTGCGGATCTCCCCCGGCACCGGCGCCAACGACACCGTCGAGCTCGCGGTGTCCGCGTCGTACTCGGCGCTGATCGACGCGATCAACCCGCTGCACCTGGCATACCTGCACGTGCTGGAGAGCTCGGACCGGGACCTGACGCTGCGGCTGCGCGACCGGTTCGACGGCGCGTTCGTGCTGAACCCGCACACCCCTGGCCGTCGGACGGGGCCGGAGGACTTGCCGCTGGTCGAGGAAGGTCTCGCGGACGTGCTCGCGTTCGGCACGCTGTTCCTGGCGAACCCCGACCTCCCCGCACGGCTGGCCGCGGGCGGCCCGTTCAACACCCCGGACGCCACCACCCTCTACGGCGGCGGTGAGCAGGGCTACACCGATTACCCGACATTGGCCGCCTGA
- a CDS encoding nitroreductase family deazaflavin-dependent oxidoreductase, giving the protein MHGNEITTTVAARYNAPVIEEFRANGGLVGGAFAGHALLLLNSTGARTGRNHVTPLSYLEENGEYLVFASKAGADIHPDWYFNLRANPDARIEVGAEVLDVRAGELIGVQRDVRFAQLTGLYPYFAEYQAKTERVFPVLALTPTG; this is encoded by the coding sequence GTGCATGGGAACGAGATCACCACGACCGTGGCGGCGCGCTACAACGCTCCCGTGATCGAGGAGTTCCGCGCGAACGGGGGCCTGGTGGGCGGGGCCTTCGCCGGGCACGCGCTGCTGCTGCTCAACAGCACGGGCGCCCGCACCGGCCGAAACCACGTCACTCCGCTGTCCTACCTGGAGGAGAACGGGGAGTACCTGGTGTTCGCTTCGAAGGCCGGTGCCGACATCCATCCCGACTGGTACTTCAACCTGCGGGCCAACCCGGACGCCCGCATCGAGGTCGGCGCCGAAGTGCTGGACGTGCGCGCCGGGGAGCTCATCGGCGTGCAGCGGGACGTCCGGTTCGCCCAGCTGACCGGGCTGTACCCCTACTTCGCCGAGTACCAGGCGAAGACGGAGCGCGTCTTCCCGGTACTCGCCCTCACTCCCACCGGTTGA
- the cbiT gene encoding precorrin-6Y C5,15-methyltransferase (decarboxylating) subunit CbiT: MGATAAQWRHPEVPALNVIGLHCEADADAERRPRTPGLPDSAFQHDGQLTKRDVRALTVSRLAPAPGELLWDVGAGAGSIAIEWMRCDPANRAVAIEHREDRAARITTNAMTLGVPDLSVVIGAAPDALDGLDAPNAVFVGGGATAPGVLQRCWDALRPGGRLVVNAVTIESEVLVAEWYGRCGGELVRIAAEHASPVGGFTGWRPAMRITQWTVTR; encoded by the coding sequence GTGGGCGCGACGGCGGCGCAGTGGCGCCACCCCGAGGTGCCCGCGCTGAACGTGATCGGTCTGCACTGCGAGGCCGACGCCGACGCCGAGCGCAGGCCGCGCACTCCGGGCCTGCCGGACTCGGCGTTCCAGCACGACGGGCAGCTCACGAAGCGCGACGTCCGCGCGCTCACCGTGTCCCGGTTGGCGCCGGCGCCCGGTGAGCTGTTGTGGGACGTGGGTGCGGGCGCCGGTAGCATCGCGATCGAGTGGATGCGCTGCGACCCGGCGAATCGCGCGGTGGCGATCGAGCACCGCGAGGACCGGGCCGCCCGCATCACGACGAACGCGATGACCCTCGGCGTCCCCGACCTGAGCGTGGTCATCGGTGCCGCGCCGGACGCGCTGGACGGTTTGGACGCCCCGAACGCGGTGTTCGTGGGCGGCGGCGCCACGGCCCCCGGAGTGCTCCAGCGGTGCTGGGACGCGCTGCGGCCGGGCGGGCGCCTGGTGGTGAACGCGGTGACGATCGAATCGGAGGTACTGGTGGCGGAGTGGTACGGCCGCTGCGGCGGTGAGCTGGTGCGGATCGCTGCGGAGCACGCTTCGCCGGTGGGCGGGTTCACCGGCTGGCGGCCCGCGATGCGGATCACGCAGTGGACGGTGACCCGATGA
- a CDS encoding MarR family winged helix-turn-helix transcriptional regulator, producing the protein MADSPSCAVPAGSAPDEIVPPPCPSAVGPVSHAVFRLARLHRMFAGQLLRSCGLHPGQELLLMHLWNTGTQRQTDLIKVLGSDSATMTRTVQRLERAGFVRRIRSDQDKRVVLVEATAAGLALRDRVERMWAELERATTSDLSAEEQTEVLNTLERLERNILGSECAAALDQLN; encoded by the coding sequence ATGGCCGACTCGCCGAGCTGTGCGGTGCCCGCGGGGTCGGCACCGGACGAGATCGTGCCGCCGCCGTGCCCGTCGGCCGTCGGACCCGTCAGCCACGCGGTCTTCCGGCTCGCCCGGCTGCACCGGATGTTCGCCGGTCAGCTGCTGCGCAGCTGCGGCCTGCACCCCGGCCAGGAACTGCTGCTGATGCACCTGTGGAACACCGGCACGCAACGGCAGACCGACCTGATCAAGGTGCTCGGCTCGGACTCCGCCACCATGACCCGCACCGTGCAGCGGCTGGAACGCGCCGGATTCGTCCGCCGCATCCGCAGCGACCAGGACAAGCGGGTCGTGCTCGTCGAAGCCACCGCCGCCGGCCTCGCGCTGCGCGACCGGGTGGAACGGATGTGGGCGGAACTCGAACGCGCCACCACCAGCGACCTCTCCGCCGAGGAGCAGACGGAAGTCCTCAACACCCTGGAACGCCTCGAACGGAACATCCTCGGCTCCGAATGCGCCGCCGCCCTCGACCAGCTCAACTGA
- a CDS encoding DEAD/DEAH box helicase gives MRPSSSPAARSRRPRRRGPAKPAAPVEPSLFDQVGVTAVDPAPFDSLGLPQKLVASLAEAGLTEAFPIQAATIPDALSGRDVLGRGQTGSGKTLAFGLPLLAMQRGNARAIHPRGLVLVPTRELATQVTNALKPLAKSLGLYVREVVGGMPFNRQADTLRRGVDVLVATPGRLSDHVRQGTCVLSEVERTALDEADQMADMGFLPQVRDILDLIPSNGQRLLFSATLDGDVDKLVREYMTDPVVHSLAPPAASVDNMDHHQFLVSADDKLNVLSRIAARDGRTIMFVRTKHHADRLTKKLRASGVRAGALHGGKAQNARTRILDEFRAGTTETLVATNVAARGIHVDDVSLVVHVEPPADPKDYLHRAGRTARAGATGTVVTIVTDDQKRAFQQMTTKAGVTTTTTKIAPQDAELVRLTGAREPSGVAVAEPRKDASRGGASRNGSGQGRRQGGPRGQGQGQGQSRSREGQPRSRDDRPARVDQRGRGVWEDQRGGASRGGDRGRRSGGPNARGGQRPQRSRQSWAG, from the coding sequence GTGCGTCCCAGTTCGTCCCCCGCTGCCCGCTCCCGGCGTCCCCGCCGCCGCGGCCCCGCCAAGCCGGCGGCGCCCGTCGAGCCGAGCTTGTTCGACCAGGTCGGTGTGACCGCGGTCGACCCGGCCCCGTTCGATTCGCTGGGCCTGCCGCAGAAGCTGGTGGCGTCGCTGGCCGAGGCGGGCCTGACGGAGGCGTTCCCGATCCAGGCCGCGACCATCCCGGACGCGCTGAGCGGGCGCGACGTGCTGGGCCGCGGCCAGACGGGTTCCGGTAAGACCCTCGCGTTCGGGCTGCCGCTGCTGGCGATGCAGCGGGGCAACGCCCGCGCGATCCACCCCCGCGGCCTGGTGCTGGTGCCCACCCGGGAACTGGCCACTCAGGTCACGAACGCGTTGAAGCCACTGGCCAAGTCGCTGGGGCTGTACGTGCGCGAGGTCGTCGGCGGCATGCCGTTCAACCGGCAGGCCGACACGCTGCGCCGCGGCGTCGACGTGCTCGTCGCGACGCCGGGCCGGCTGTCCGACCACGTGCGCCAGGGCACCTGCGTGCTGTCCGAAGTGGAGCGCACCGCGCTCGACGAGGCCGACCAGATGGCGGACATGGGCTTCTTGCCGCAGGTCCGCGACATCCTCGACCTGATTCCGTCGAACGGTCAGCGGCTGCTGTTCTCCGCGACCCTCGACGGTGACGTCGACAAGCTGGTGCGCGAGTACATGACGGACCCGGTGGTGCACTCGCTGGCGCCGCCCGCGGCCAGCGTGGACAACATGGACCACCACCAGTTCCTGGTGTCGGCGGACGACAAGCTCAACGTGCTGTCCCGCATCGCCGCCCGCGACGGCCGCACGATCATGTTCGTGCGCACCAAGCACCACGCGGACCGGTTGACGAAGAAGCTGCGCGCTTCCGGGGTGCGCGCGGGCGCGCTGCACGGCGGCAAGGCGCAGAACGCCCGGACCCGGATCCTCGACGAGTTCCGCGCGGGCACCACGGAGACGTTGGTGGCGACGAACGTAGCGGCCCGCGGCATCCACGTCGACGACGTGAGCCTGGTCGTGCACGTGGAACCGCCGGCGGACCCGAAGGACTACCTGCACCGCGCCGGGCGGACCGCGCGCGCCGGTGCGACGGGCACGGTCGTGACGATCGTGACCGACGACCAGAAGCGCGCGTTCCAGCAGATGACCACCAAGGCCGGGGTCACCACGACCACGACGAAGATCGCTCCGCAGGACGCGGAGCTGGTGCGGCTGACCGGTGCCCGGGAGCCCAGCGGCGTCGCCGTGGCCGAGCCGCGCAAGGACGCCTCCCGCGGTGGTGCCTCGCGCAACGGTTCCGGCCAGGGTCGTCGTCAGGGCGGCCCGCGCGGGCAAGGCCAGGGTCAGGGCCAGTCCCGTTCACGGGAGGGCCAGCCCCGTTCCCGGGACGACCGGCCCGCGCGGGTCGACCAGCGCGGTCGCGGAGTCTGGGAGGACCAGCGCGGCGGCGCCTCGCGAGGCGGCGACCGAGGCAGGCGCAGTGGCGGCCCGAACGCTCGTGGTGGCCAGCGCCCGCAGCGCTCCCGGCAGTCCTGGGCAGGCTGA